Proteins encoded together in one Thalassotalea crassostreae window:
- a CDS encoding XrtA system polysaccharide chain length determinant, with product MHEQIEKLKEMLLGVWAKKHFIIISTWLICPIGWFFVSSLPDQYEAEARVYVDTQSLLRPLMKGLMVETDPNTQIRLMVKTLLSRPNLERIARMNDLDLMAKDVDEFDDMVQDLKNDIKISSARKENIFTLTIQEKSPQLAKNIVQAALTVFIENTLGETRNDTDTAQKFLKQQIEDYETKLQLAEQRLTQFKQKYSGIMPSDSNSFYAALDNAKRLLKATNLQLLETQTRLASAKAQLNREGSSGKSVSDNVIEENSITTTYDESILKMQAQLDDLLISYTERHPDVKELTRRLGELKKLRREELNNYYSIDSNDSENANSTNQNPVYQAMRIQVNQLENEVASLQVRVNDYQTEVNLLNDKIHVLPEVEAELSGLNRDYEINKQKFEELLSRRETASLAKQADATSDKIQFRVIDPPRAPITPAGPKRILFFFAVLIAAIGIGIGAAILSIQINPIVLSASQLARTTQIPIFGIVGASPTLGLEQKNRKSTRWFIISNTALLLLLMMLIAYFIAPDLIQAPLKRIF from the coding sequence ATGCATGAACAAATTGAAAAATTAAAGGAAATGCTACTTGGTGTCTGGGCCAAGAAGCATTTCATTATCATCTCTACTTGGTTAATTTGCCCGATAGGTTGGTTTTTCGTTTCTTCACTACCTGACCAATATGAAGCCGAAGCCAGAGTTTATGTCGATACCCAATCTTTACTTCGACCTTTAATGAAAGGTCTGATGGTCGAAACAGATCCAAATACACAAATTCGTTTAATGGTGAAAACCTTATTGTCGAGGCCTAATCTTGAACGTATCGCTCGTATGAACGATTTAGATCTGATGGCAAAAGATGTAGATGAATTCGACGATATGGTACAAGACCTAAAAAACGATATAAAGATCTCAAGTGCTCGAAAAGAGAATATTTTTACTTTAACCATTCAAGAAAAGAGCCCGCAACTTGCCAAAAATATCGTGCAAGCGGCATTAACAGTATTTATTGAAAATACTTTAGGTGAAACTAGAAATGACACAGATACAGCACAAAAATTTCTGAAGCAACAAATTGAAGATTATGAAACAAAGCTTCAACTTGCTGAGCAAAGGCTGACTCAGTTCAAGCAAAAATACTCTGGTATTATGCCAAGCGACTCAAACAGTTTCTACGCGGCTTTAGATAATGCCAAGCGCTTGCTAAAAGCAACGAATTTACAATTATTGGAAACTCAAACGAGACTTGCCTCTGCCAAAGCACAGCTAAATAGAGAAGGCTCGAGCGGAAAATCAGTGTCTGATAATGTCATCGAAGAAAACTCTATTACGACAACTTATGATGAAAGCATATTGAAAATGCAAGCACAGCTTGACGATCTATTGATTAGTTACACCGAGCGTCACCCTGATGTAAAAGAGTTAACTCGTCGTTTAGGAGAATTGAAAAAACTGCGTAGAGAAGAACTGAATAATTATTACAGCATTGATTCTAATGATTCGGAAAACGCTAATTCAACCAATCAAAACCCTGTTTATCAGGCAATGAGAATTCAAGTAAATCAGCTAGAAAATGAAGTCGCATCATTACAGGTGAGAGTCAACGATTATCAAACGGAAGTTAACCTGCTAAATGATAAAATTCATGTATTGCCAGAAGTAGAAGCCGAATTATCAGGCTTAAACCGCGATTATGAAATTAACAAACAGAAATTTGAAGAATTGCTTTCTCGCAGAGAAACGGCATCACTAGCAAAACAAGCTGATGCAACTTCAGATAAAATTCAATTTAGAGTCATAGATCCGCCGCGAGCACCAATTACACCAGCAGGACCTAAACGTATTCTATTTTTCTTTGCGGTACTAATAGCGGCTATCGGCATAGGAATAGGCGCTGCCATCTTGAGCATTCAAATTAATCCTATTGTCTTGTCGGCAAGTCAACTTGCAAGAACCACACAAATACCTATTTTCGGAATAGTAGGTGCGTCGCCAACTCTTGGCCTAGAGCAAAAAAATAGGAAAAGCACTCGTTGGTTTATTATTTCTAATACCGCCTTACTATTGTTATTAATGATGCTGATTGCATATTTTATTGCGCCAGATTTAATTCAAGCGCCACTGAAAAGGATTTTTTAA
- a CDS encoding XrtA-associated tyrosine autokinase, with product MSTIEQALAKKRAGEKKVDAIEPEKKIEESVDTSPDPADVDASDANNSDDIYTEHRNSEGKADDIVTESATVENTKVENTAEDTSTNNDKKFLDIDLAELERKQFIVPEVSNKRNKLNEEFRQIKRKLINNAFGPVSKTLDFPNLIMVTSALPNEGKTFISINLALSIALEQDKTVLLVDADILKPSILRECGLTSKPGLIEYLLGGIDNAGDIIYQTNIDKLKIIPAGKPHHLSNELLASERMATLAKELSTRYPDRIVIFDSPPILGVTETPVLARLMGQALIAVEENKTSLQHVESAASLLHEELATGLVLNKSLNSQKETYGYYGYGYGIKAE from the coding sequence ATGTCGACTATAGAACAGGCATTAGCAAAAAAACGAGCTGGTGAAAAGAAAGTAGATGCCATTGAGCCAGAGAAAAAGATAGAGGAATCAGTGGACACCTCACCTGATCCTGCTGACGTTGACGCGTCCGACGCCAATAATTCAGATGATATCTACACAGAACACAGAAATTCAGAAGGAAAAGCTGACGATATTGTGACGGAGAGTGCTACAGTAGAAAATACAAAAGTAGAAAACACGGCTGAAGATACTTCGACCAACAATGATAAAAAGTTCTTGGATATTGATCTTGCTGAACTAGAAAGGAAACAATTTATTGTTCCTGAGGTGTCAAACAAGCGTAATAAATTGAATGAAGAATTTAGACAAATCAAACGAAAGTTGATTAATAATGCGTTTGGCCCGGTATCAAAAACCCTCGATTTTCCTAATTTAATCATGGTCACTAGTGCTTTACCAAATGAAGGAAAGACATTTATTTCAATCAATTTAGCACTGAGTATTGCGTTAGAGCAGGATAAAACGGTTTTATTGGTTGATGCAGACATCCTAAAGCCTAGTATTCTTAGAGAGTGTGGCTTAACTTCAAAGCCAGGTTTAATTGAGTACTTACTTGGTGGAATAGACAATGCCGGGGATATCATTTATCAAACAAATATCGATAAACTCAAAATTATTCCTGCCGGAAAACCGCATCATTTATCAAATGAACTATTAGCAAGTGAGCGAATGGCAACACTCGCCAAGGAATTGTCAACCCGATACCCTGATCGTATAGTCATTTTCGACTCGCCACCGATTCTTGGCGTTACCGAAACCCCTGTTTTAGCGCGCCTAATGGGACAAGCACTCATTGCCGTTGAAGAAAATAAAACATCTCTACAGCATGTAGAATCCGCGGCGTCATTATTGCACGAAGAATTAGCAACAGGCTTAGTGCTTAATAAGTCGCTAAATTCACAAAAAGAAACTTATGGTTATTACGGTTACGGCTATGGTATTAAAGCTGAGTAG
- a CDS encoding GNAT family N-acetyltransferase, producing MDFNKYQFRELNNRSEINGFLKKWEESLSTKEPLRIQQHPSQISKLSNLTLFTISKNDVIQCIIPCLVESRGIGVKLGLFKIFSIKVNSLRLIGDDLIFECHSGIKDCIEIFLNHLSNSPEYDCLVVESIRETSELFQILKKTPSYFVSHAENNNIVRQLTLNSNHDEYLSNIKRKVRYNLKRTVKLFTENFGNNVELVEYTTPDQVNDLLNQVDIIYNKSWQKNIKGELERNSNRSVLQRQSQAKNAWLRSYVLFCENKPIAFVLGTQFNGLYDYEETGYDPKYANFSPGTVMNYMIIQRLFEFNKPDIIDFGFGENTYKKVFGNHAYTAFNMTAAKTKGKLHAALIIQQLLNKCYHSIRSYLIKWKLDTKVRNLIKRKT from the coding sequence ATGGATTTCAATAAATACCAATTCAGGGAGTTAAATAACAGAAGTGAGATAAATGGCTTCCTTAAGAAATGGGAAGAATCACTTTCAACTAAAGAACCTTTGAGAATACAGCAGCACCCAAGCCAAATTTCAAAACTGTCGAACTTAACATTGTTTACAATTTCCAAAAATGACGTAATACAATGTATAATCCCCTGTTTGGTAGAAAGCAGAGGTATCGGTGTTAAATTGGGTTTATTTAAAATTTTCTCGATTAAAGTAAATTCTTTGCGACTGATCGGAGATGACCTAATATTTGAGTGTCATTCTGGTATAAAAGATTGCATTGAAATATTTTTAAACCACTTATCTAACTCACCAGAATATGACTGTCTTGTTGTAGAGTCTATAAGAGAAACATCTGAACTATTCCAAATACTGAAAAAAACGCCCTCATACTTCGTTTCACATGCAGAGAACAATAATATAGTACGCCAATTGACACTCAATTCTAATCACGATGAATACCTTTCCAACATTAAACGTAAAGTAAGGTATAACCTTAAAAGAACAGTTAAATTGTTTACTGAAAATTTTGGAAATAATGTTGAATTAGTTGAATATACAACGCCAGATCAAGTAAACGATTTATTAAACCAAGTTGATATAATTTACAATAAGAGTTGGCAGAAAAACATTAAAGGCGAATTAGAGAGAAATTCAAATCGGTCAGTATTACAACGGCAGTCTCAAGCTAAGAATGCTTGGCTGCGATCCTATGTATTGTTTTGTGAAAACAAACCAATAGCTTTTGTATTAGGCACACAATTTAATGGTTTATATGATTATGAAGAAACTGGTTATGATCCTAAATATGCAAATTTTAGCCCAGGAACAGTAATGAACTATATGATTATTCAGAGGTTATTTGAGTTCAATAAGCCAGACATCATTGATTTTGGTTTTGGTGAAAATACATACAAAAAAGTATTTGGTAATCATGCCTATACGGCATTTAACATGACTGCAGCTAAAACTAAAGGAAAGCTGCATGCAGCCTTAATTATTCAGCAGTTATTAAATAAATGTTACCATTCTATTAGATCTTATCTAATAAAGTGGAAACTAGACACTAAAGTTCGTAATCTAATTAAGAGAAAAACCTAG
- a CDS encoding glycosyltransferase family 4 protein, with the protein MNILYHHRTRGEGAEGVHIRGVVKGLRQLNHNVSILSFPGSDPEHTQKKTEATKSPTKKNSAFKWLSELTKFLPEFAFEIIEFLYNIFALLRISSYVRNNKVDCIYERYSLFMFATVWLARKKNIPIILEINDSVLVERVRPLFFKSFSKKIESWLFQNATGLVFISSYFENIAKQNYQHISNSVVTPNSVDLDLFVTDEQQVAQLKSKYQLENKTVLGYVGAFVHWHGIDWFMDLISPKLKQHPNLSLLLVGDGVCLEKVKDAVNAANVSDQVIFTGRVDHQQIAAHIALMDYGILPDSNLYGSPMKLFEFMAMGKGMVAPDFAPIAEVVTNDLTSWLFSANDREACIEKVLSLSEKHDEHQRVGDNAKNYIIEQRQWIHNAQQLLGLIDNEKNSG; encoded by the coding sequence GTGAATATTCTTTACCATCATAGGACTAGAGGTGAAGGAGCTGAAGGTGTTCATATTCGGGGTGTTGTAAAAGGCCTTCGTCAATTAAATCATAACGTTAGTATTCTTAGTTTTCCAGGTAGCGATCCTGAACATACTCAGAAAAAAACAGAAGCAACTAAATCTCCAACAAAAAAGAACTCAGCTTTTAAGTGGCTGTCAGAGCTAACAAAGTTTCTACCTGAGTTTGCCTTTGAAATAATAGAGTTTTTATACAATATCTTTGCGTTATTGCGGATTTCTTCCTACGTAAGAAATAATAAAGTTGATTGTATTTATGAGCGATACTCTTTGTTTATGTTTGCCACAGTGTGGCTTGCTAGGAAGAAAAACATTCCAATCATTTTGGAAATTAACGATTCGGTGCTTGTAGAGCGAGTAAGACCATTATTTTTTAAGAGCTTTTCTAAGAAAATAGAATCATGGCTATTTCAAAACGCCACCGGCTTAGTGTTTATTTCTAGTTATTTTGAAAATATCGCCAAACAGAATTACCAACATATTAGCAATTCAGTTGTCACTCCGAACTCTGTTGACTTAGATTTGTTTGTGACGGATGAGCAGCAAGTTGCTCAATTAAAATCCAAATACCAATTAGAAAACAAAACTGTTTTAGGCTATGTCGGCGCATTTGTTCATTGGCATGGTATCGATTGGTTTATGGATTTAATTTCTCCGAAATTAAAACAACATCCAAATTTAAGCTTGCTTTTGGTGGGCGATGGCGTGTGCTTAGAAAAAGTAAAAGACGCGGTTAACGCTGCCAATGTTAGCGATCAAGTGATATTTACTGGCAGAGTAGATCATCAACAGATAGCCGCTCATATAGCGTTAATGGATTATGGTATCTTACCCGATTCAAATTTATACGGCTCACCGATGAAGCTTTTTGAATTTATGGCTATGGGGAAAGGAATGGTAGCACCCGATTTCGCGCCTATTGCTGAAGTTGTTACCAATGATCTAACCAGTTGGCTATTTAGTGCCAATGATAGAGAAGCTTGTATTGAAAAAGTTTTGTCATTGAGTGAAAAACATGACGAGCACCAACGCGTAGGCGATAATGCTAAAAACTACATTATTGAACAAAGACAATGGATTCATAACGCCCAGCAATTACTTGGACTAATAGATAATGAAAAGAATTCGGGCTGA
- a CDS encoding TIGR03013 family XrtA/PEP-CTERM system glycosyltransferase translates to MVKMLLCVDVAIFFSAFALAVSLTVSRELNVNFIGSSVLYIFVCQLSFLGVGLYKSKLRTKFWGIFRRILLAIAISLLVLNVLLQFTNNQLLTMQIIFDSCLYSFVLSIAVRLILIKFNVLGFAKRNVIVLGAGQRALIIENRMRREIDRQGFNLLGFIEMPGDLDAEIKSSHKVNIKGSLIDYVIKNQVHEIVVATDERRATLPVEELFACKLRGVQVSEILDFFERETGQIAVNLIYPSWVIYSQGFYSNNDLRNSLDWLFNAGLAVLLFIFTWPLMLLTVLAIKMEDGWSAPCFYWQERVGLNGKIFNIVKFRSMAVDAEKNGPKWATTNDDRVTTVGRIIRKYRIDELPQIYNVITSDMGFVGPRPERPEFVDRLNTIIPYYRERHNVKSGLTGWAQLKYPYGATDDDAVEKLKYDLYYIKHRSFLFDLLILIQTTEIVLFGKGR, encoded by the coding sequence ATGGTGAAGATGCTGTTATGTGTGGACGTTGCTATTTTTTTTAGCGCGTTTGCGTTAGCCGTATCATTAACCGTTTCTCGCGAATTGAATGTCAATTTTATTGGCAGTTCAGTTTTATATATATTTGTTTGTCAGCTTTCATTTCTTGGTGTCGGCTTGTACAAAAGCAAGCTCAGAACAAAGTTTTGGGGTATTTTCCGTCGCATATTGCTAGCTATCGCAATAAGTTTACTTGTTTTAAATGTATTGCTGCAATTTACAAATAACCAATTGCTCACCATGCAAATCATTTTTGATTCGTGTTTATACTCTTTTGTGTTGAGTATTGCGGTTCGACTCATATTAATCAAATTTAATGTTTTAGGTTTTGCTAAACGTAATGTGATTGTTTTAGGAGCAGGGCAGCGAGCACTTATTATCGAAAATAGAATGCGCCGTGAAATAGATCGTCAAGGTTTTAATTTACTCGGGTTTATAGAAATGCCAGGTGATCTAGATGCTGAAATTAAGTCGAGCCATAAAGTAAATATAAAAGGTTCACTAATTGATTACGTGATTAAAAATCAAGTTCATGAAATTGTTGTAGCAACTGATGAGCGCCGAGCCACCTTACCAGTCGAAGAGCTTTTTGCATGCAAACTTCGAGGTGTGCAAGTATCTGAAATATTAGATTTTTTTGAACGTGAAACTGGGCAGATAGCAGTAAACCTGATCTACCCGAGTTGGGTTATCTATTCTCAAGGTTTTTATTCCAATAATGATCTTAGAAATTCACTCGATTGGCTGTTTAATGCTGGTTTAGCAGTGTTGTTATTTATATTCACTTGGCCTTTGATGTTGTTAACTGTATTGGCAATAAAAATGGAAGATGGGTGGTCTGCGCCGTGTTTTTATTGGCAAGAAAGAGTTGGCCTTAATGGTAAAATATTTAATATCGTCAAGTTTCGTTCAATGGCAGTCGATGCTGAAAAAAATGGGCCCAAATGGGCAACAACTAACGACGATAGGGTGACTACAGTAGGCCGAATTATTCGTAAGTATCGTATTGATGAATTGCCACAAATTTATAACGTAATAACCTCTGATATGGGCTTTGTTGGCCCTAGACCAGAGCGACCAGAATTTGTAGACCGTTTAAATACTATAATCCCATATTATAGAGAGCGTCATAACGTTAAGTCTGGATTGACTGGATGGGCACAATTGAAATATCCATACGGCGCAACCGATGATGATGCGGTAGAAAAATTGAAATACGATTTATACTATATTAAACATCGTAGTTTTTTATTCGATTTACTTATTTTGATACAAACGACCGAAATCGTGTTATTTGGTAAAGGGCGATAA
- a CDS encoding polysaccharide deacetylase family protein, with protein sequence MDFKGKLFSYSGLKSINWRTRPNGLYCFNYHRIGDSNCAEFDPNVFSCTKDEFHLHLQFFKQHFTLISIEQLKTIIDSKQSINKRYALITFDDGYLDNYQLAFPILKAENVPAVFFIATDFIDQKVFPWWDETAWIIKHIDIDQQFVDFWQLPNEFLCANETEQIRQILLKLKIESDLSLQQKLIELNKFVKDSSVLEKRKRSLFMSWDMLREVEESGITIGSQTCSHQVLSHLTESQQKTEILNSKQRLEQELQSPICCFAYPVGSEDSFNDITLDLLKSSDYTMAFTFVSGVNTKVSSSKYTLSRYSIDGNCDKRKIQTQVAKNIFLERLKSLSPFTK encoded by the coding sequence ATGGATTTTAAAGGAAAGCTATTTTCATATTCAGGGTTGAAGTCTATAAATTGGCGAACGCGGCCAAATGGGTTGTATTGTTTCAATTATCATCGAATAGGTGACTCTAACTGTGCTGAGTTTGATCCGAATGTATTTAGTTGTACAAAGGACGAATTTCACCTACACCTTCAATTTTTCAAACAACACTTCACTTTAATTTCGATTGAACAGTTAAAAACCATAATTGACAGTAAGCAAAGCATAAATAAACGCTATGCCCTAATTACATTTGATGATGGTTACTTAGATAATTATCAACTCGCATTTCCAATATTAAAAGCAGAAAACGTGCCCGCAGTGTTTTTTATTGCTACTGACTTCATAGATCAAAAAGTATTTCCTTGGTGGGATGAGACAGCTTGGATAATTAAGCATATTGATATTGACCAACAGTTTGTCGATTTTTGGCAATTACCAAATGAGTTCTTATGTGCCAACGAAACTGAGCAAATTAGGCAAATATTGTTAAAGTTGAAAATAGAATCAGACCTATCTCTGCAACAAAAACTCATTGAACTCAATAAATTTGTTAAAGATAGTTCGGTTTTAGAGAAAAGAAAAAGATCGCTATTTATGTCTTGGGATATGCTACGAGAGGTAGAGGAAAGCGGCATTACAATAGGTTCACAAACATGCAGTCATCAAGTTTTATCTCATTTGACAGAATCACAGCAAAAAACAGAAATACTTAACTCCAAACAAAGATTAGAGCAAGAATTACAATCGCCAATATGCTGCTTTGCCTATCCTGTTGGTAGTGAAGATAGTTTTAACGACATTACTTTAGATCTATTAAAAAGCTCGGATTACACTATGGCATTCACCTTTGTCTCCGGAGTCAATACCAAAGTTAGTTCTTCAAAATATACGTTATCTAGGTATTCTATTGATGGCAATTGTGACAAACGAAAAATTCAAACTCAAGTTGCTAAAAATATATTTTTAGAGCGACTTAAGTCTTTATCGCCCTTTACCAAATAA
- a CDS encoding XrtA/PEP-CTERM system exopolysaccharide export protein, translating to MKAGLVTGIFSSMLFACSSGHTLPSATIYPAKTDTAASYNYLIGPGDTVNIFVWRNQDVSGSFIVRPDGKITTSLVEDIPASGKTPTQLARAIEERLSTYLREPIVTVTVNNFVGPYSEQIRVIGEAAQPMAVSYGKNMTLLDVIIAVGGLTEFADGNDAVLVRIENGKQRQYQLLIEDLINAGDISANVDVLPGDIIVIPEAWF from the coding sequence ATGAAAGCAGGTCTAGTTACCGGTATTTTTAGCAGTATGTTATTTGCATGTTCAAGTGGCCATACACTTCCTTCTGCAACTATTTATCCAGCAAAAACAGATACCGCAGCTTCATATAACTACTTAATCGGTCCAGGTGACACAGTAAACATCTTCGTATGGCGCAATCAAGATGTATCTGGCAGCTTCATTGTGCGCCCGGATGGCAAAATCACAACATCATTGGTGGAAGATATTCCTGCATCAGGTAAAACTCCGACGCAATTGGCTAGAGCGATTGAGGAAAGATTATCGACTTACCTAAGAGAGCCTATTGTAACTGTGACAGTAAATAATTTTGTTGGTCCTTACAGTGAACAAATTCGGGTTATTGGTGAAGCTGCACAGCCTATGGCGGTTTCCTACGGTAAAAATATGACGCTGTTGGATGTTATTATTGCTGTTGGCGGTTTAACGGAATTTGCTGATGGTAACGATGCTGTATTAGTTCGAATCGAAAATGGCAAACAACGCCAATATCAATTATTAATTGAAGATCTTATAAACGCCGGCGATATCTCAGCAAACGTTGATGTTTTACCAGGCGATATTATTGTAATCCCAGAAGCTTGGTTTTAA
- a CDS encoding serine O-acetyltransferase translates to MKRIRADFKRKQEIFLQDGWNVSLLRILLSDGSSAMILYRMMSWCHKSKLTPLAYLFQWLNKCLNACVIGIKTSFGDGFVIMHPCSIVINSKVCGGTNITLESSVVIGDNKGHSPTLGNNIFIGSGAKIFGQLSVGNNVLIGANAVVTKSIDDNCKALGIPAKNTPFIPQNTKQQD, encoded by the coding sequence ATGAAAAGAATTCGGGCTGACTTTAAGCGCAAACAAGAAATATTCTTGCAAGATGGCTGGAATGTTAGCTTATTGAGGATATTGCTAAGTGATGGTTCATCAGCGATGATTTTGTATCGTATGATGAGCTGGTGCCATAAATCAAAATTAACACCTTTGGCGTATTTATTTCAGTGGTTAAATAAGTGCTTAAATGCCTGTGTTATAGGTATTAAAACATCTTTCGGTGATGGCTTCGTTATAATGCATCCTTGTAGCATCGTTATTAACTCAAAGGTATGCGGCGGCACAAATATTACGTTAGAGAGTTCGGTAGTCATCGGTGACAATAAAGGCCACTCTCCAACGTTAGGTAATAATATATTTATTGGCAGCGGAGCCAAAATATTTGGTCAACTATCTGTTGGTAATAACGTTCTGATTGGTGCTAATGCGGTAGTCACTAAGTCTATTGATGATAATTGTAAGGCCCTCGGAATTCCGGCAAAGAACACTCCATTTATTCCCCAAAATACCAAGCAGCAGGATTAA
- a CDS encoding glycosyltransferase family 2 protein, with translation MTFILLLSIAVIIYSYVIYPFLLFIISAVYQTISDSYFLLNKQQRRRQSIQEQPSVAVIISAYNEQDCVAERIENLLSMDYPAELLNIYIGSDGSSDDTNAILEKFEHPQLHIHLFPENRGKTNVLNDLVEKSCSDIIVFSDANSHFSTDVIQQLVTPFNSEKIGAVCGELRLSDPQDSDNKDGIYWRYEQMLKFHESRINALLGANGAIYAIRRSLYIPPAGNTITDDFQIAVNVSKQGARVIYQPQACAFEPTANNANDEKHRRIRIGMGNYQALRRNLWLLNPLRGWRCFSYISHKVCRWLTPHFMCLALFSNLFLLDQLPYQIIFCLQVAFYFIAFLGRVQEKSNTLFNFVSFFVLMNWALLLGFVQFCKGKATGSWQRTER, from the coding sequence ATGACTTTTATCCTTCTATTAAGTATTGCCGTTATTATCTATAGCTATGTAATTTATCCATTTTTATTATTTATTATTAGCGCTGTTTACCAAACCATTAGTGACAGCTATTTTTTATTGAATAAGCAGCAAAGACGACGCCAAAGTATTCAAGAGCAACCATCAGTCGCAGTGATTATATCTGCTTACAATGAACAAGACTGCGTTGCTGAACGCATAGAAAACCTACTTTCCATGGACTATCCAGCAGAGTTGCTAAATATATACATTGGCTCAGATGGCAGTAGCGACGATACCAATGCTATTTTAGAGAAATTCGAACATCCCCAACTACATATTCACCTGTTTCCGGAAAATAGAGGTAAAACGAACGTACTCAATGACTTAGTTGAAAAATCATGTTCCGATATTATTGTTTTTAGTGACGCTAATAGCCACTTTTCAACCGATGTTATACAACAATTGGTTACGCCTTTTAACAGTGAAAAAATAGGTGCCGTTTGCGGTGAATTAAGATTGAGCGATCCCCAAGACAGCGATAATAAGGACGGCATTTATTGGCGATATGAGCAAATGCTAAAATTTCATGAATCTAGAATTAATGCATTACTAGGGGCCAATGGGGCGATTTACGCAATTCGTAGGTCTTTATATATACCACCAGCGGGGAATACCATTACTGACGATTTTCAAATTGCCGTCAATGTGAGTAAACAAGGAGCCCGAGTAATCTATCAGCCGCAAGCTTGTGCATTTGAACCTACTGCAAATAATGCCAATGATGAGAAACATAGGCGCATTCGTATTGGTATGGGAAATTACCAGGCGTTAAGGCGAAACTTATGGCTATTAAACCCATTAAGAGGTTGGCGTTGTTTTAGCTATATAAGTCATAAGGTATGCCGATGGCTTACCCCACATTTTATGTGCTTAGCTTTGTTTAGCAATCTATTTTTACTCGACCAATTACCGTATCAGATAATATTCTGTTTACAAGTTGCGTTTTACTTCATTGCTTTTCTAGGCCGAGTCCAAGAAAAGTCAAATACTTTATTTAATTTTGTTAGCTTTTTTGTATTAATGAACTGGGCTTTATTGTTAGGCTTCGTTCAATTTTGCAAAGGTAAAGCGACTGGCAGTTGGCAAAGGACAGAACGATGA